In Papaver somniferum cultivar HN1 unplaced genomic scaffold, ASM357369v1 unplaced-scaffold_114, whole genome shotgun sequence, a genomic segment contains:
- the LOC113328900 gene encoding ferritin-3, chloroplastic-like has protein sequence MLLRASSPSTALFLSTAVADNVNQFPSSSSSSVSFSSSQRRTDGFVVSVLKNESNNNLSPGTTAVVFKPFEEIKKELQLLSALSQQSLARHKFSNACEAAINDQINWEYNLSYVYHSAYAYFDRDYVALEGFAKFFREAMVEKRERAELLMKYQNKRGGRVKLDMMLMPESELYHSEKGEALYSMELALSLEKSTNMKLFELHGVADENNDVQMAEFIESTFLTEQVEIIKKISEFVSQLRRIRCKGYGVWHFDQMLLNA, from the exons ATGCTCCTGAGAGCATCATCTCCATCCACAGCGTTATTTCTATCAACAGCAGTAGCTGATAATGTGAATCaattcccttcttcttcttcgtcttctgtGAGTTTCTCATCATCACAGAGAAGAACTGATGGATTTGTGGTGAGTGTATTGAAGAATGAATCAAATAATAATCTTAGTCCAGGAACTACTGCTGTTGTTTTTAAACCGTTTGAAGAAATTAAGAAAGAACTTCAGTTATTATCAGCTCTTTCTCAACAATCTCTTGCTCGCCATAAGTTTTCAAATGCTTGTGAAGCTGCCATTAATGACCAGATCAA TTGGGAATACAATTTATCGTATGTGTATCATTCGGCTTACGCGTACTTTGACCGGGATTATGTTGCTCTGGAAGGATTTGCTAA GTTCTTTAGGGAAGCTATGGTGGAGAAAAGGGAACGTGCTGAGCTACTTATGAAATATCAG AATAAAAGAGGGGGTAGAGTCAAGCTAGATATGATGCTAATGCCTGAGTCTGAACTCTATCATTCCGAGAAAGGAGAAGCTTTGTACT CTATGGAACTTGCATTGTCTCTAGAGAAGTCAACAAACATGAAGCTTTTCGAGTTACATGGT GTCGCAGATGAAAATAATGATGTGCAAATGGCAGAATTTATTGAGAGCACCTTCTTGACTGAGCAG GtggaaattattaaaaaaatctcTGAATTTGTTTCCCAGTTGAGGAGGATCCGCTGCAAGGGATATG GGGTATGGCATTTTGACCAGATGCTCTTGAATGCATGA